In Desulfuromonas sp. KJ2020, a single window of DNA contains:
- a CDS encoding PLP-dependent aspartate aminotransferase family protein, which translates to MNSANANWTVESTLVQVGVGRDQATGGLSFPIYPSATYRHPALGESTGYDYTRSGNPTRQALEEAVAQLEGGARGLAFASGMAALTTLLLHFSAGDHLLVSRDLYGGTYRLLDQIFAKFGLDVSYVDTTDCDAVEAALRPHSRALLIESPGNPLLGVADLAQLGALCRAHDLLFIVDNTFLTPVLQRPFDFGADITVYSATKYLGGHNDLCAGLLVARTAELGERLYFLQNSTGGVLPPQDCWLLLRSLKTLALRLERHNANAQEVAVWLQEHPAVTAVYYPGLADHPGHAVAKRQSRGFGGMLSFRVGTPDKAARVLQRLQLISFAESLGGVESLMTLPAVQTHADIPEADRLRLGICGSLLRLSVGIESVCDILADLEQALSD; encoded by the coding sequence ATGAATTCAGCAAACGCCAACTGGACCGTCGAGAGCACCCTGGTGCAGGTCGGCGTCGGCCGCGACCAAGCGACCGGCGGCCTGAGCTTTCCCATCTACCCGAGCGCTACCTACCGCCATCCGGCTCTGGGGGAAAGTACGGGATATGACTACACCCGCTCCGGTAACCCCACCCGCCAGGCGCTGGAGGAGGCCGTCGCTCAGCTTGAGGGGGGCGCCCGCGGTCTAGCCTTCGCCTCGGGGATGGCGGCGCTGACCACGCTTCTGCTCCACTTCTCGGCCGGGGACCATCTGCTTGTCTCCCGCGACCTCTACGGCGGCACCTATCGCCTGCTCGATCAGATCTTTGCCAAGTTCGGGCTGGACGTTTCTTACGTCGATACCACCGACTGTGACGCGGTCGAGGCGGCGCTGCGCCCGCACAGCAGAGCGCTGCTCATCGAATCGCCGGGCAACCCGCTGCTCGGCGTCGCCGACCTGGCGCAGCTGGGCGCCCTCTGTCGTGCCCACGACCTGCTTTTCATCGTCGACAACACCTTTTTGACCCCGGTACTGCAGCGCCCCTTCGATTTTGGCGCCGACATTACCGTCTATTCGGCCACCAAGTACCTCGGCGGTCACAACGATCTCTGTGCCGGCCTGCTGGTGGCGCGCACCGCCGAACTGGGCGAGCGCCTCTACTTTCTGCAGAACTCCACCGGCGGCGTGCTGCCGCCGCAGGACTGCTGGCTGTTGCTGCGCTCTTTGAAGACCCTCGCCCTGCGGCTGGAACGCCATAACGCCAATGCACAGGAAGTAGCGGTCTGGCTGCAGGAGCATCCGGCCGTCACCGCCGTCTACTATCCCGGCCTGGCGGATCATCCGGGCCATGCGGTAGCCAAACGGCAAAGCCGCGGCTTCGGCGGCATGCTCTCCTTCCGCGTCGGGACGCCGGATAAAGCCGCCCGGGTGCTGCAGCGGCTGCAGTTGATCTCTTTTGCCGAAAGCCTCGGCGGCGTCGAGTCGCTGATGACTCTGCCGGCGGTGCAGACCCATGCCGATATCCCCGAAGCGGATCGTCTGCGCCTGGGTATATGCGGCTCCCTGCTGCGATTATCGGTAGGGATTGAAAGTGTCTGTGATATTCTGGCCGATCTGGAACAGGCCTTGAGTGATTGA